Proteins encoded in a region of the Populus nigra chromosome 3, ddPopNigr1.1, whole genome shotgun sequence genome:
- the LOC133688233 gene encoding myb family transcription factor PHL7-like isoform X1, translated as MYQLESVPSSSSVHKNSLVNDQYLDCDDMTMDPINGGNNLNNNPNLASKQRLRWTHELHERFVDAVAQLGGPDRATPKGVLRVMGVQGLTIYHVKSHLQKYRLAKYLPDSSSDGKKADKKETGDMISNLDGSSGMQITEALKLQMEVQKRLHEQLEVQRQLQLRIEAQGKYLKKIIEEQQRLSGVLEDVPGSGVAAPVSGDNCPESDKTDPATPAPTSESPIQDKDAKERAPAKSLSIDDSFSSQPEPLTPDSRCNAGSPAESPRGERSMKKQRVSMGVTYGKQEMVLTHQILESSLNSYPRPHSG; from the exons ATGTATCAGCTGGAGAGCGTTCCTAGTTCAAGTTCGGTCCATAAAAACTCATTAGTTAATGATCAGTATTTAGATTGTGATGATATGACAATGGATCCCATCAATGGAGGGAACAATCTCAACAACAATCCTAATCTTGCCTCAAAGCAAAGATTGCGTTGGACTCATGAGCTTCACGAACGCTTTGTTGATGCTGTGGCTCAGCTTGGTGGGCCGGATC GGGCTACGCCTAAAGGTGTTCTCAGAGTCATGGGCGTGCAAGGCTTAACAATATACCATGTTAAAAGCCATTTACAG AAATATCGACTTGCAAAATACCTTCCTGACTCCTCATCTGATG GGAAAAAAGCGGACAAGAAGGAAACAGGGGATATGATTTCCAATTTGGATGGTTCATC TGGCATGCAAATTACAGAAGCACTCAAGCTGCAGATGGAGGTGCAAAAGCGTCTACATGAGCAATTGGAG GTACAGAGACAGCTACAATTACGCATAGAAGCCCAAGGGAAgtatttgaagaagataattGAAGAGCAACAACGATTGAGTGGAGTTCTTGAAGATGTGCCTGGCTCGGGGGTCGCCGCCCCAGTATCAGGTGATAACTGCCCAGAATCTGACAAGACAGACCCAGCAACCCCTGCCCCAACTTCTGAATCACCCATCCAAGACAAGGATGCCAAGGAACGTGCCCCAGCAAAGAGCCTTTCAATTGATGATTCATTCTCTTCTCAGCCTGAGCCACTGACACCAGATTCACGTTGCAATGCTGGCTCCCCAGCAGAGAGCCCTAGAGGTGAGAGATCGATGAAGAAGCAACGGGTAAGCATGGGTGTAACATATGGTAAACAAGAGATGGTTCTTACACACCAGATACTAGAGTCAAGCTTAAATTCCTATCCACGACCACACTCTGGGTAG
- the LOC133688233 gene encoding myb family transcription factor PHL7-like isoform X2: protein MYQLESVPSSSSVHKNSLVNDQYLDCDDMTMDPINGGNNLNNNPNLASKQRLRWTHELHERFVDAVAQLGGPDRATPKGVLRVMGVQGLTIYHVKSHLQKYRLAKYLPDSSSDADKKETGDMISNLDGSSGMQITEALKLQMEVQKRLHEQLEVQRQLQLRIEAQGKYLKKIIEEQQRLSGVLEDVPGSGVAAPVSGDNCPESDKTDPATPAPTSESPIQDKDAKERAPAKSLSIDDSFSSQPEPLTPDSRCNAGSPAESPRGERSMKKQRVSMGVTYGKQEMVLTHQILESSLNSYPRPHSG from the exons ATGTATCAGCTGGAGAGCGTTCCTAGTTCAAGTTCGGTCCATAAAAACTCATTAGTTAATGATCAGTATTTAGATTGTGATGATATGACAATGGATCCCATCAATGGAGGGAACAATCTCAACAACAATCCTAATCTTGCCTCAAAGCAAAGATTGCGTTGGACTCATGAGCTTCACGAACGCTTTGTTGATGCTGTGGCTCAGCTTGGTGGGCCGGATC GGGCTACGCCTAAAGGTGTTCTCAGAGTCATGGGCGTGCAAGGCTTAACAATATACCATGTTAAAAGCCATTTACAG AAATATCGACTTGCAAAATACCTTCCTGACTCCTCATCTGATG CGGACAAGAAGGAAACAGGGGATATGATTTCCAATTTGGATGGTTCATC TGGCATGCAAATTACAGAAGCACTCAAGCTGCAGATGGAGGTGCAAAAGCGTCTACATGAGCAATTGGAG GTACAGAGACAGCTACAATTACGCATAGAAGCCCAAGGGAAgtatttgaagaagataattGAAGAGCAACAACGATTGAGTGGAGTTCTTGAAGATGTGCCTGGCTCGGGGGTCGCCGCCCCAGTATCAGGTGATAACTGCCCAGAATCTGACAAGACAGACCCAGCAACCCCTGCCCCAACTTCTGAATCACCCATCCAAGACAAGGATGCCAAGGAACGTGCCCCAGCAAAGAGCCTTTCAATTGATGATTCATTCTCTTCTCAGCCTGAGCCACTGACACCAGATTCACGTTGCAATGCTGGCTCCCCAGCAGAGAGCCCTAGAGGTGAGAGATCGATGAAGAAGCAACGGGTAAGCATGGGTGTAACATATGGTAAACAAGAGATGGTTCTTACACACCAGATACTAGAGTCAAGCTTAAATTCCTATCCACGACCACACTCTGGGTAG
- the LOC133688230 gene encoding uncharacterized protein LOC133688230 isoform X3 — translation MIGQFIKFVIRPPRADYNPDQYLWEKDFTLAGRAYKRQDLELTNARGHTLRCSHYLPSPFPEDTPLPCVIYCHGNSGCRADANEAAVILLPSNITVFALDFSGSGLSDGDYVSLGWHERDDLKVVVSYLRSNKQISCIGLWGRSMGAVTSLLYGAEDPSIAGMVLDSAFANLFDLMMELVDVYKIRLPKFTVKMAVQYMRWVIQKKAKFDIMDLNCLKVAPKTFIPALFGHASEDKFIQPCHADLIFNSYAGDKNMIKFDGDHNSSRPQFYYDSVSFFFFNVLHPPQTSASSNKLERYYDLGDLKVSAGMDEGKPNGQSECCSYTSSNRESWGRCSSLGGSDEESPAECRTVDNSHEMTLKASATPQGSIQQKSPVPTKEEKKNKNKKKKKKKKKKALTVPKKPKGEKFEKLEAFSKRLRHCILRRVNHQRHRSS, via the exons ATGATTGGTCAGTTCATCAAATTTGTAATTCGCCCTCCCAG GGCGGATTATAACCCAGATCAGTATTTATGGGAGAAGGATTTCACTCTTGCTGGTAGAGCATACAAGAGACAAGACTTGGAG CTTACCAATGCAAGGGGTCATACCTTGCGATGCAGCCATTACCTGCCTTCACCTTTCCCTGAAGATACTCCCCTTCCTTGCGTTATATACTGCCATGGAAACAG CGGATGTAGAGCAGATGCAAATGAGGCTGCTGTAATTCTTCTTCCATCAAATATCACTGTTTTTGCTCTTGATTTTTCGGGTTCTGGCTTATCTGATGGTGATTATGTGAGCCTTGGTTGGCATGAG AGAGATGACCTCAAAGTAGTGGTCTCGTATCTAAGAAGCAACAAACAAATATCATGTATAGGCCTGTGGGGACGATCCATGGGTGCAGTCACTag CCTTCTCTATGGAGCAGAAGACCCATCCATAGCTGGAATGGTGCTGGATAGTGcctttgcaaatttatttgatCTAATGATGGAACTCGTTGATGTATACAAAATCAGGCTTCCAAAATTTACT GTTAAGATGGCGGTACAGTACATGCGATGGGTGATTCAGAAGAAGGCAAAATTTGATATTATGGATCTTAACTGCCTAAAG GTAGCACCCAAAACATTCATTCCTGCTCTATTTGGGCATGCCAGTGAGGACAAATTCATTCAACCCTGCCATGCCGACCTCATCTTTAACTCCTATGCA GGGGATAAGAACATGATAAAATTTGATGGCGATCACAACTCTTCTCGACCGCAGTTTTATTATGACTCGgtatcctttttcttcttcaatgtcCTTCACCCTCCTCAAACTTCAGCTTCTTCAAATAAGCTTGAGAGATATTATGATTTGGGTGATTTGAAAGTCAGTGCTGGCATGGATGAG GGAAAACCAAATGGCCAGAGCGAGTGTTGCTCTTATACAAGCTCTAATAGAGAGAGTTGGGGAAGATGCTCCTCCCTAGGAGGCAGCGATGAAGAATCTCCTGCTGAATGCAGAACTGTGGACAATAGCCATGAG aTGACTCTAAAGGCATCTGCAACACCTCAAGGAAGCATACAGCAAAAATCCCCAGTCCCaacaaaagaggaaaagaagaacaagaacaagaagaagaagaagaagaagaagaagaaagctctTACAGTGCCAAAGAAGCCCAAGGGTGAGAAATTTGAAAAGCTTGAGGCCTTCAGCAAACGTCTACGCCATTGCATTCTAAGGAGGGTAAACCATCAGAGGCATCGTTCTTCATGA
- the LOC133688230 gene encoding uncharacterized protein LOC133688230 isoform X2 yields the protein MIGQFIKFVIRPPRADYNPDQYLWEKDFTLAGRAYKRQDLELTNARGHTLRCSHYLPSPFPEDTPLPCVIYCHGNSGCRADANEAAVILLPSNITVFALDFSGSGLSDGDYVSLGWHERDDLKVVVSYLRSNKQISCIGLWGRSMGAVTSLLYGAEDPSIAGMVLDSAFANLFDLMMELVDVYKIRLPKFTVKMAVQYMRWVIQKKAKFDIMDLNCLKVAPKTFIPALFGHASEDKFIQPCHADLIFNSYAGDKNMIKFDGDHNSSRPQFYYDSVSFFFFNVLHPPQTSASSNKLERYYDLGDLKVSAGMDESLLYEIITGLRSACTDAASSSVRPSIPTTKSVSELLSEVAPLANIVGKPNGQSECCSYTSSNRESWGRCSSLGGSDEESPAECRTVDNSHEMTLKASATPQGSIQQKSPVPTKEEKKNKNKKKKKKKKKKALTVPKKPKGEKFEKLEAFSKRLRHCILRRVNHQRHRSS from the exons ATGATTGGTCAGTTCATCAAATTTGTAATTCGCCCTCCCAG GGCGGATTATAACCCAGATCAGTATTTATGGGAGAAGGATTTCACTCTTGCTGGTAGAGCATACAAGAGACAAGACTTGGAG CTTACCAATGCAAGGGGTCATACCTTGCGATGCAGCCATTACCTGCCTTCACCTTTCCCTGAAGATACTCCCCTTCCTTGCGTTATATACTGCCATGGAAACAG CGGATGTAGAGCAGATGCAAATGAGGCTGCTGTAATTCTTCTTCCATCAAATATCACTGTTTTTGCTCTTGATTTTTCGGGTTCTGGCTTATCTGATGGTGATTATGTGAGCCTTGGTTGGCATGAG AGAGATGACCTCAAAGTAGTGGTCTCGTATCTAAGAAGCAACAAACAAATATCATGTATAGGCCTGTGGGGACGATCCATGGGTGCAGTCACTag CCTTCTCTATGGAGCAGAAGACCCATCCATAGCTGGAATGGTGCTGGATAGTGcctttgcaaatttatttgatCTAATGATGGAACTCGTTGATGTATACAAAATCAGGCTTCCAAAATTTACT GTTAAGATGGCGGTACAGTACATGCGATGGGTGATTCAGAAGAAGGCAAAATTTGATATTATGGATCTTAACTGCCTAAAG GTAGCACCCAAAACATTCATTCCTGCTCTATTTGGGCATGCCAGTGAGGACAAATTCATTCAACCCTGCCATGCCGACCTCATCTTTAACTCCTATGCA GGGGATAAGAACATGATAAAATTTGATGGCGATCACAACTCTTCTCGACCGCAGTTTTATTATGACTCGgtatcctttttcttcttcaatgtcCTTCACCCTCCTCAAACTTCAGCTTCTTCAAATAAGCTTGAGAGATATTATGATTTGGGTGATTTGAAAGTCAGTGCTGGCATGGATGAG AGCCTCTTGTATGAGATAATCACAGGCCTTCGTTCAGCCTGTACCGATGCTGCAAGTTCTTCTGTTCGTCCTAGCATTCCAACCACGAAATCTGTGAGCGAACTTCTTTCTGAAGTTGCACCATTAGCTAATATAGTG GGAAAACCAAATGGCCAGAGCGAGTGTTGCTCTTATACAAGCTCTAATAGAGAGAGTTGGGGAAGATGCTCCTCCCTAGGAGGCAGCGATGAAGAATCTCCTGCTGAATGCAGAACTGTGGACAATAGCCATGAG aTGACTCTAAAGGCATCTGCAACACCTCAAGGAAGCATACAGCAAAAATCCCCAGTCCCaacaaaagaggaaaagaagaacaagaacaagaagaagaagaagaagaagaagaagaaagctctTACAGTGCCAAAGAAGCCCAAGGGTGAGAAATTTGAAAAGCTTGAGGCCTTCAGCAAACGTCTACGCCATTGCATTCTAAGGAGGGTAAACCATCAGAGGCATCGTTCTTCATGA
- the LOC133688230 gene encoding uncharacterized protein LOC133688230 isoform X1, translating into MIGQFIKFVIRPPRADYNPDQYLWEKDFTLAGRAYKRQDLELTNARGHTLRCSHYLPSPFPEDTPLPCVIYCHGNSGCRADANEAAVILLPSNITVFALDFSGSGLSDGDYVSLGWHERDDLKVVVSYLRSNKQISCIGLWGRSMGAVTSLLYGAEDPSIAGMVLDSAFANLFDLMMELVDVYKIRLPKFTVKMAVQYMRWVIQKKAKFDIMDLNCLKVAPKTFIPALFGHASEDKFIQPCHADLIFNSYAGDKNMIKFDGDHNSSRPQFYYDSVSFFFFNVLHPPQTSASSNKLERYYDLGDLKVSAGMDESLLYEIITGLRSACTDAASSSVRPSIPTTKSVSELLSEVAPLANIVDSMASENAGPCSDEPPNLQGKPNGQSECCSYTSSNRESWGRCSSLGGSDEESPAECRTVDNSHEMTLKASATPQGSIQQKSPVPTKEEKKNKNKKKKKKKKKKALTVPKKPKGEKFEKLEAFSKRLRHCILRRVNHQRHRSS; encoded by the exons ATGATTGGTCAGTTCATCAAATTTGTAATTCGCCCTCCCAG GGCGGATTATAACCCAGATCAGTATTTATGGGAGAAGGATTTCACTCTTGCTGGTAGAGCATACAAGAGACAAGACTTGGAG CTTACCAATGCAAGGGGTCATACCTTGCGATGCAGCCATTACCTGCCTTCACCTTTCCCTGAAGATACTCCCCTTCCTTGCGTTATATACTGCCATGGAAACAG CGGATGTAGAGCAGATGCAAATGAGGCTGCTGTAATTCTTCTTCCATCAAATATCACTGTTTTTGCTCTTGATTTTTCGGGTTCTGGCTTATCTGATGGTGATTATGTGAGCCTTGGTTGGCATGAG AGAGATGACCTCAAAGTAGTGGTCTCGTATCTAAGAAGCAACAAACAAATATCATGTATAGGCCTGTGGGGACGATCCATGGGTGCAGTCACTag CCTTCTCTATGGAGCAGAAGACCCATCCATAGCTGGAATGGTGCTGGATAGTGcctttgcaaatttatttgatCTAATGATGGAACTCGTTGATGTATACAAAATCAGGCTTCCAAAATTTACT GTTAAGATGGCGGTACAGTACATGCGATGGGTGATTCAGAAGAAGGCAAAATTTGATATTATGGATCTTAACTGCCTAAAG GTAGCACCCAAAACATTCATTCCTGCTCTATTTGGGCATGCCAGTGAGGACAAATTCATTCAACCCTGCCATGCCGACCTCATCTTTAACTCCTATGCA GGGGATAAGAACATGATAAAATTTGATGGCGATCACAACTCTTCTCGACCGCAGTTTTATTATGACTCGgtatcctttttcttcttcaatgtcCTTCACCCTCCTCAAACTTCAGCTTCTTCAAATAAGCTTGAGAGATATTATGATTTGGGTGATTTGAAAGTCAGTGCTGGCATGGATGAG AGCCTCTTGTATGAGATAATCACAGGCCTTCGTTCAGCCTGTACCGATGCTGCAAGTTCTTCTGTTCGTCCTAGCATTCCAACCACGAAATCTGTGAGCGAACTTCTTTCTGAAGTTGCACCATTAGCTAATATAGTG GACTCCATGGCTAGTGAAAATGCTGGGCCTTGCAGCGATGAGCCACCAAATTTGCAG GGAAAACCAAATGGCCAGAGCGAGTGTTGCTCTTATACAAGCTCTAATAGAGAGAGTTGGGGAAGATGCTCCTCCCTAGGAGGCAGCGATGAAGAATCTCCTGCTGAATGCAGAACTGTGGACAATAGCCATGAG aTGACTCTAAAGGCATCTGCAACACCTCAAGGAAGCATACAGCAAAAATCCCCAGTCCCaacaaaagaggaaaagaagaacaagaacaagaagaagaagaagaagaagaagaagaaagctctTACAGTGCCAAAGAAGCCCAAGGGTGAGAAATTTGAAAAGCTTGAGGCCTTCAGCAAACGTCTACGCCATTGCATTCTAAGGAGGGTAAACCATCAGAGGCATCGTTCTTCATGA
- the LOC133688234 gene encoding uncharacterized protein At3g52155, chloroplastic-like, which translates to MNANTTLTLTNITTSIKNPLMLTMKFCPCPCPSPTPPPPSPISSIRSSCRRRRTRSLQPSMVIQDTSTTAASAVSDADTDTDTDTDSLSVSRRLILLRHAKSSWDDRSLRDHDRPLSKSGELDAAKVSQKLQHLGWIPQLILSSDALRTKETLKIMQQQVPDFLDAEVHFISSFYSIAAMDGQTADHLQQAICNYSRDDILTVMCMGHNKGWEEAASMFSGASIELNTCNAALLEAAGKSWAEAFASAGLGGWKLQDIVKPSDSPKL; encoded by the exons ATGAATGCGAATACAACACTCACTCTGACCAACATTACCACTAGCATAAAAAACCCGTTAATGTTAACGATGAAGTTTTGTCCTTGTCCTTGTCCTTCcccaacaccaccaccaccgtcTCCCATTTCTTCAATCAGGTCTAGCTGCCGCCGCCGCCGAACAAGGTCCTTGCAACCCAGCATGGTCATACAAGACACATCTACTACCGCCGCCTCCGCCGTGTCTGATGCTGATACTGATACTGATACTGATACTGATTCACTATCTGTTTCCCGTCGCCTTATTTTGCTTCGTCATGCTAAGAGCTCCTGGGATGACCGTTCACTTCgag atcatgaCCGGCCACTGAGTAAAAGCGGAGAGCTTGATGCTGCCAAAGTCTCTCAAAAGCTCCAACATTTGGGTTGGATACCTCAACTTATTTTGTCTAG TGATGCATTGCGAACCAAGGAAACACTTAAAATAATGCAGCAACAAGTACCAGACTTTTTGGATGCAGAGGTTCATTTCATTTCAAGTTTCTATTCTATTGCAGCTATGGATGGTCAGACTGCCGACCATCTTCAGCAAGCTATCTGCAATTACTCAAGGGATGACATTCTTACTGTCAT GTGCATGGGGCATAATAAGGGGTGGGAGGAGGCTGCCTCTATGTTCTCTGGTGCCTCAATAGAGCTAAATACATGCAATGCTGCTTTGCTTGAAGCTGCTGGGAAATCCTGGGCAGAG GCATTTGCTTCCGCGGGACTTGGTGGGTGGAAGCTTCAGGACATTGTAAAACCAAGTGATAGCCCAAAACTTTGA